The Streptomyces sp. RKAG293 genome includes a region encoding these proteins:
- a CDS encoding heme ABC transporter ATP-binding protein has translation MPGRPGPGAVLAGTRALRVRLGGRPVLDGVDTTVRAGEVLALVGPNGAGKSTLLGALAGDVPADSGEVLVDGAPVGSWSAPDLALRRAVLPQSAPLAFPFPVEDVVRMGRAPWAGTAAADEDDPAVREAMAATEVTAFAGRPFPALSGGERARVALARVLAQRAPLLLLDEPTAALDLHHQELVLRICRAQADGGRAVVVVLHDLGLAAAHADRIAVLAEGRIAADGAPADVLSEELLSAVYRHPVEVFAHPRTGEPLVLPRR, from the coding sequence CTGCCCGGCCGGCCGGGCCCCGGCGCCGTGCTCGCCGGGACCCGCGCCCTGCGGGTACGGCTCGGCGGACGGCCGGTGCTGGACGGCGTGGACACCACCGTCCGGGCCGGCGAAGTGCTGGCGCTGGTCGGCCCCAACGGGGCGGGCAAGTCCACCCTGCTGGGCGCTCTCGCCGGGGATGTGCCGGCGGACTCCGGCGAGGTGCTGGTGGACGGCGCGCCGGTCGGTTCGTGGTCCGCGCCCGACCTCGCGCTGCGGCGGGCGGTGCTGCCCCAATCGGCGCCGCTGGCCTTCCCGTTCCCCGTCGAGGACGTCGTACGGATGGGCCGCGCGCCCTGGGCCGGCACCGCGGCCGCCGACGAGGACGATCCGGCGGTGCGCGAGGCGATGGCGGCCACCGAGGTCACCGCGTTCGCCGGCCGGCCGTTCCCGGCGCTGTCCGGCGGCGAGCGGGCCCGGGTCGCGCTCGCCCGCGTCCTGGCACAGCGCGCGCCCCTGCTGCTGCTCGACGAACCCACCGCCGCCCTCGACCTGCACCACCAGGAACTGGTGCTGCGGATCTGCCGCGCCCAGGCCGACGGGGGCCGCGCCGTGGTCGTCGTGCTGCACGACCTGGGCCTGGCGGCCGCGCACGCCGACCGGATCGCGGTGCTGGCGGAGGGCCGGATCGCGGCCGACGGCGCTCCCGCCGACGTCCTGTCCGAGGAGTTGCTCAGCGCGGTGTACCGGCATCCGGTCGAGGTGTTCGCCCACCCCAGAACCGGCGAACCGCTCGTACTCCCCCGCCGCTGA
- the ddaH gene encoding dimethylargininase encodes MRTVRTATPRRYLMCPPEHFRVTYSINPWMDPAKPVDPVLALFQWEELRDRYRSLGHTVEVLDPVADLPDMVFAANGATVVDGRVLGARFFNAERTDEAPAHLAWFRRNGYTEVREPQHINEAEGDFAVTSQWILAGMGFRSSPLSHSEAQEFFGRPVIGLELTDPRYYHLDTAFAVLDDAAGEVMYFPDAFSPGSRKVLARLFPDALLATAADAAALGLNAVSDGRHVVLPRGATGLFAPLRERGFEPVAVDLSELHKAGGSVKCCTQELR; translated from the coding sequence TTGCGCACAGTCCGCACCGCCACACCCCGGCGGTACCTGATGTGCCCGCCCGAGCACTTCCGGGTGACCTACTCGATCAATCCGTGGATGGACCCGGCCAAGCCGGTCGACCCCGTACTCGCGCTCTTCCAGTGGGAGGAACTGCGGGACCGCTACCGCTCGCTGGGCCATACCGTCGAGGTCCTCGACCCGGTGGCCGACCTGCCCGACATGGTCTTCGCCGCCAACGGCGCCACCGTCGTGGACGGCCGGGTGCTCGGCGCCCGGTTCTTCAACGCGGAACGGACCGATGAGGCGCCGGCGCATCTGGCGTGGTTCCGCCGCAACGGTTACACCGAGGTGCGCGAGCCGCAGCACATCAACGAGGCCGAGGGCGACTTCGCCGTCACCTCGCAGTGGATCCTGGCCGGAATGGGCTTCCGCAGCAGCCCGCTCTCGCACTCCGAGGCCCAGGAGTTCTTCGGCCGGCCCGTCATCGGGCTGGAACTGACCGACCCCCGCTACTACCACCTCGACACCGCGTTCGCCGTTCTCGACGACGCGGCGGGCGAGGTCATGTACTTCCCGGACGCCTTCTCACCCGGCAGCCGCAAGGTACTGGCCCGGCTCTTCCCCGACGCCCTGCTCGCGACGGCGGCGGACGCCGCCGCACTGGGGCTGAACGCCGTCAGCGACGGACGCCATGTGGTCCTCCCGCGCGGCGCCACCGGCCTGTTCGCACCGCTCCGCGAGCGCGGTTTCGAACCGGTCGCGGTCGATCTGTCGGAGCTCCACAAAGCGGGCGGCAGCGTGAAGTGCTGCACCCAGGAGCTGCGGTAA
- the corA gene encoding magnesium/cobalt transporter CorA, producing the protein MTGRQWRRSGSGGRWHTLDEGGGALPAPRKCTADVIVDCAVYEDGKRSATLPPREALAAARERPGGFAWIGLYQPDAEHLVEIADVFGLHPLAVEDAVKAHQRPKLESYGDTLFLVLKTIVFVEHEKLTATSEVVDTGEIMMFLGKDFVVVVRHGSAPGLSRVRSSLEARPDLLAQGPASVLHAIADQVVDDYLDVADRVELDVDQLESDVFSAGHGDDAERIYQLKRELIEFKRAVHPMARPLQRLAEDPYAVIGPEVGRYLRDVADHLSHVRERLAGYTELVDGLLSANLSQLAVQQNTDMRRISAAAAILAIPTMIAGFYGMNFEHMPELKWTFGYPLMVGVTAVLSAVVYRAFRRYGWL; encoded by the coding sequence ATGACAGGTCGGCAGTGGCGCAGAAGCGGGAGCGGGGGCAGGTGGCACACCCTCGACGAGGGCGGCGGCGCGCTGCCCGCGCCCCGCAAGTGCACCGCGGACGTGATCGTGGACTGCGCGGTGTACGAGGACGGCAAGCGCTCCGCGACCCTGCCGCCGCGTGAGGCGCTGGCGGCGGCCAGGGAGCGGCCGGGCGGTTTCGCCTGGATCGGGCTCTACCAGCCGGACGCCGAGCACCTCGTGGAGATCGCCGATGTGTTCGGCCTGCATCCGCTCGCCGTGGAGGACGCCGTCAAGGCGCATCAGCGGCCGAAGCTGGAGAGCTACGGCGACACGCTCTTCCTGGTGCTGAAGACGATCGTCTTCGTGGAGCACGAGAAGCTGACGGCGACCAGTGAGGTCGTCGACACCGGCGAGATCATGATGTTCCTGGGCAAGGACTTCGTCGTGGTCGTCCGGCACGGCAGCGCGCCGGGCCTGTCCCGGGTGCGCAGTTCCCTGGAGGCGCGGCCCGACCTGCTGGCGCAGGGTCCTGCGTCGGTGCTGCACGCGATCGCGGACCAGGTCGTCGACGACTACCTGGACGTCGCGGACCGGGTGGAGCTGGATGTGGACCAGCTGGAGTCCGATGTGTTCTCGGCCGGGCACGGCGACGACGCGGAGCGGATCTACCAGCTGAAGCGCGAGCTGATCGAGTTCAAGCGGGCCGTCCATCCGATGGCCCGGCCGCTGCAGCGCCTCGCGGAGGACCCGTACGCCGTCATCGGGCCCGAGGTCGGCCGGTATCTGCGGGACGTCGCCGACCATCTGTCCCACGTCCGGGAGCGGCTGGCGGGCTACACCGAGTTGGTGGACGGGCTGTTGTCGGCCAATCTCAGCCAGCTCGCCGTGCAGCAGAACACCGATATGCGGCGTATCAGCGCGGCCGCCGCGATCCTCGCGATCCCGACGATGATCGCCGGTTTCTACGGGATGAACTTCGAGCACATGCCGGAACTGAAGTGGACCTTCGGTTACCCGCTGATGGTCGGGGTGACGGCCGTGCTGTCCGCGGTGGTCTACCGGGCCTTCCGGCGCTACGGCTGGCTCTGA
- a CDS encoding small ribosomal subunit Rsm22 family protein codes for MSTLQAPDDLRAALNGLLDGLPPNRAAQAVDRLIAAYRGETPTDAPILRDASDVAAYAAYRMPATYAAVRSALAEFQARAGTWAPATHLDVGGGTGAATWAVADTWRQDTHTSTVLDWSDAALTLGRELAAGADSAAVRDTEWRRAPLGGAVRLPGSDLVTVSYVLGELDAAARVSVVAEAARAALGAVVIVEPGTPDGYARVIAARDQLLAAGYTVLAPCPHNGTCPIEGTDWCHFAARVNRSSLHRQIKGGSLPYEDEKFSYVAAARFPAAPAAGRVVRHPQIRKGQVLLDLCTRDDGLSRSIITKKRHGDLYRAARDADSGDPWPPPAEESPDSTDS; via the coding sequence GTGTCCACCTTGCAAGCCCCCGACGACCTGCGCGCCGCGCTCAACGGCCTGCTCGACGGTCTGCCGCCGAACCGGGCGGCCCAGGCGGTCGACCGGCTGATCGCAGCCTACCGAGGCGAGACGCCGACCGACGCCCCGATCCTGCGGGACGCCTCAGACGTCGCCGCGTACGCCGCGTACCGGATGCCCGCCACCTACGCCGCCGTCCGCTCCGCGCTCGCGGAGTTCCAGGCGCGGGCGGGCACCTGGGCCCCGGCCACCCATCTGGACGTGGGCGGCGGCACCGGGGCGGCGACCTGGGCGGTCGCCGACACCTGGCGGCAGGACACCCACACCAGCACCGTCCTGGACTGGTCCGACGCCGCCCTCACCCTCGGCCGCGAACTGGCCGCCGGCGCCGACTCCGCGGCGGTACGGGACACCGAATGGCGCCGGGCCCCGCTCGGCGGCGCCGTACGGCTGCCCGGGTCCGACCTGGTCACCGTCTCGTACGTGCTCGGCGAACTGGACGCCGCCGCCCGCGTCTCCGTCGTCGCCGAGGCCGCCCGCGCGGCGCTGGGCGCCGTGGTGATCGTCGAGCCCGGCACCCCGGACGGCTACGCCCGGGTCATCGCCGCGCGCGACCAGCTCCTCGCCGCCGGGTACACGGTGCTCGCCCCCTGCCCGCACAACGGGACCTGCCCGATAGAGGGCACCGACTGGTGCCACTTCGCGGCCCGGGTGAACCGCTCCTCGCTGCACCGCCAGATCAAGGGCGGCTCACTGCCGTACGAGGACGAGAAGTTCAGCTATGTCGCGGCCGCCCGCTTCCCGGCCGCGCCCGCCGCCGGGCGCGTCGTGCGGCACCCGCAGATCCGCAAGGGCCAGGTGCTGCTCGACCTGTGCACCCGGGACGACGGACTCTCCCGCAGCATCATCACCAAGAAGCGGCACGGCGACCTCTACCGCGCCGCCCGCGACGCGGACTCGGGCGATCCCTGGCCGCCGCCCGCCGAGGAATCCCCGGACTCCACGGACTCCTGA
- a CDS encoding sugar transferase — protein sequence MALAVDLVGIALPVALVFQATRQPYPWACAVVAAVAWLCVQAGRHRYAARSLGESRAALPVLYDWLILLGVLAVARTAVGEISEPPLALLGLAPGLLLTASCRKMTHRHLAAARREAHAVRKVLVIGEPSAADHVVGHLAGRTDHAYVVVGVVPVGNANLECGAPVSARLGSVMPSAPSGDSALVLGAARDHRAELVLVAPGPRMAGERLKRLSWALHDAGLPLAVLPGLVDVSMRRVQLAAPAGLAMLHIAPPTRRGVQIQLKSAMDRAGAAAGLLLLAPLFGLIAAAIRLGSPGPAFHKQIRHGQNCAPFTMWKFRTMVVDAEARKAELTAANENDGLMFKMRRDPRVTSVGRLLRRCSLDELPQLVNVLRGEMSLVGPRPPLPEEVARYDEIELRRLAVKPGITGLWQVSGRSDLSWDETVALDLQYVDNWSFTSDVDVMARTLRAVVDGRGAY from the coding sequence GTGGCGCTAGCCGTCGACCTGGTGGGTATCGCACTGCCCGTGGCGCTCGTGTTCCAGGCGACGCGTCAACCGTACCCATGGGCATGCGCAGTGGTGGCCGCGGTGGCCTGGCTGTGCGTGCAGGCGGGCAGGCACCGCTATGCGGCGCGGTCCCTGGGCGAGTCCCGGGCCGCGTTGCCAGTCCTGTACGACTGGCTGATCCTGCTCGGAGTGCTGGCCGTCGCGCGTACCGCGGTCGGCGAGATCTCCGAGCCCCCGCTGGCGCTGCTCGGGCTCGCGCCCGGACTGCTGCTGACCGCTTCCTGCCGCAAGATGACGCACCGGCATCTCGCGGCGGCCCGCCGCGAGGCGCACGCGGTCCGCAAGGTCCTGGTGATCGGCGAGCCGAGCGCCGCGGACCATGTCGTCGGCCACCTGGCCGGACGCACCGACCACGCCTATGTGGTCGTCGGTGTCGTCCCGGTCGGGAACGCCAACCTCGAATGCGGCGCCCCGGTCAGTGCCCGGCTGGGCTCCGTGATGCCCAGCGCCCCGAGCGGCGACTCCGCGCTCGTGCTGGGCGCCGCCCGGGACCACCGCGCGGAACTCGTACTGGTGGCACCGGGACCGCGGATGGCCGGAGAGCGGCTGAAACGTTTGTCCTGGGCGCTGCACGACGCGGGACTGCCGCTGGCGGTCCTGCCGGGACTGGTGGACGTGTCCATGCGCCGCGTCCAGCTCGCCGCGCCCGCCGGGCTGGCGATGCTCCACATCGCCCCGCCCACCCGGCGCGGGGTCCAGATCCAGCTCAAGTCGGCGATGGACCGGGCCGGCGCCGCCGCCGGCCTGCTGCTGCTGGCACCGCTGTTCGGTCTGATCGCCGCCGCCATCCGGCTCGGGTCACCCGGCCCGGCCTTCCACAAGCAGATCCGGCACGGCCAGAACTGCGCGCCTTTCACCATGTGGAAGTTCCGCACCATGGTCGTGGACGCCGAGGCCCGCAAGGCCGAACTGACGGCCGCCAACGAGAACGACGGCCTGATGTTCAAGATGCGCCGGGACCCCCGGGTCACCAGCGTCGGCCGGCTGCTGCGCCGCTGCTCGCTCGACGAACTACCGCAGCTCGTCAATGTGCTGCGCGGTGAGATGTCACTGGTCGGGCCGCGCCCGCCGCTGCCGGAGGAGGTGGCCCGCTATGACGAGATCGAGCTGCGCCGCCTCGCCGTCAAACCGGGTATCACCGGACTCTGGCAGGTCAGCGGACGTTCCGACCTGTCCTGGGACGAGACGGTCGCACTCGACCTGCAGTACGTCGACAACTGGTCGTTCACCAGTGATGTCGACGTGATGGCCCGCACGCTCCGTGCTGTGGTCGACGGACGAGGAGCGTATTAG
- a CDS encoding GDP-L-fucose synthase, with the protein MKATRELLPPSARIFVAGHRGLVGSAVTRRLTADGYQVITRGRDGLDLRDAAETGRFLAEVRPDAVVLAAAKVGGIMANSTYPVQFIEDNLRIQLSVIAGAHAAGVGRLLFLGSSCIYPKLAPQPIREDALLTGPLEPTNEPYALAKIAGIVQIQSYRRQYGASYISAMPTNLYGPGDNFDLETSHVLPALIRRFHEAKRDGRESVELWGTGSPRREFLHVDDLAAACALLLRTYDGDEPVNVGCGDDLTIRELAQTVRDVVGYEGAIAWDPTKPDGTPRKLLDVSRLTDLGWKPTIPLRDGIASVYTQWRSEA; encoded by the coding sequence ATGAAGGCTACGAGGGAACTGCTCCCGCCCAGCGCCCGGATCTTCGTCGCGGGACACCGCGGCCTGGTCGGCTCGGCGGTCACCCGCCGGCTCACCGCCGACGGCTACCAGGTGATCACCCGGGGCCGGGACGGACTGGACCTGCGCGACGCCGCGGAGACCGGACGGTTCCTGGCGGAGGTCCGGCCCGACGCGGTCGTGCTCGCCGCCGCCAAGGTCGGCGGGATCATGGCCAACAGCACCTATCCGGTGCAGTTCATCGAGGACAACCTGCGGATCCAGCTGAGCGTCATCGCCGGCGCACACGCGGCGGGGGTCGGCCGGCTGCTCTTCCTCGGCTCGTCCTGCATCTACCCCAAGCTCGCCCCGCAGCCGATCCGCGAGGACGCGCTGCTCACCGGCCCGCTGGAGCCGACCAACGAGCCGTACGCGCTCGCCAAGATCGCCGGCATCGTCCAGATCCAGTCCTACCGGCGGCAGTACGGCGCCTCGTACATCTCGGCGATGCCGACCAATCTCTACGGCCCCGGCGACAACTTCGACCTGGAGACCTCGCACGTCCTGCCGGCCCTGATCCGCCGCTTCCACGAGGCGAAGCGGGACGGGCGGGAGAGCGTCGAGCTCTGGGGCACCGGCTCCCCGCGGCGCGAGTTCCTGCACGTGGACGATCTCGCCGCCGCCTGCGCGCTGCTGCTGCGCACCTACGACGGCGACGAGCCGGTCAACGTCGGCTGCGGCGACGACCTGACGATCCGCGAACTCGCGCAGACCGTCAGGGACGTCGTCGGATATGAGGGTGCCATCGCCTGGGACCCGACCAAGCCGGACGGCACCCCGCGCAAACTGCTGGACGTGTCCCGGCTGACGGATCTCGGCTGGAAGCCGACGATCCCGCTGCGGGACGGCATCGCCTCGGTGTACACCCAGTGGCGGTCCGAGGCGTGA
- the gmd gene encoding GDP-mannose 4,6-dehydratase — MSKSALITGVTGQDGSYLAELLLAKGYTVHGLVRRSSSFNTERIDHIYQGPQEENRSLVLHHADLSDGVALVNLLRDLRPDEVYNLGAQSHVRVSFDAPLYTGDVTGLGALRLLEAVRASGISTRVYQASSSEMFGAAPPPQNESTPFHPRSPYGCAKVFGYWSTVNYREAYGMFAVNGILFNHESPRRGETFVTRKITRAVARIQAGLQDRLYLGNLDAVRDWGYAPEYVDAMWRMLQCDEPDDYVVATGEAATVRQFVETAFAHAGLDWAEYVRYDPKYERPSEVDALIGDASKAHDLLGWKASVKVEELARIMVDADIQHVSDQLAGATVRIDR, encoded by the coding sequence GTGAGCAAGAGCGCACTCATCACCGGCGTCACCGGCCAGGACGGCTCGTACCTGGCCGAACTGCTGCTCGCCAAGGGCTACACGGTGCACGGTCTCGTGCGCCGGTCGTCCAGTTTCAACACCGAGCGGATCGACCACATCTACCAGGGCCCGCAGGAGGAGAATCGTTCCCTCGTGCTGCACCACGCCGATCTGTCGGACGGCGTCGCCCTGGTGAACCTGCTGCGCGACCTGCGGCCCGACGAGGTGTACAACCTGGGCGCGCAGTCGCACGTCCGGGTCTCCTTCGACGCGCCGCTCTACACCGGCGACGTGACCGGGCTCGGCGCGCTGCGCCTGCTGGAGGCGGTCCGCGCGAGCGGCATCAGCACCCGCGTCTACCAGGCCTCGTCGTCGGAGATGTTCGGCGCCGCGCCGCCGCCGCAGAACGAGAGCACGCCGTTCCACCCGCGCAGCCCCTACGGCTGCGCCAAGGTCTTCGGCTACTGGTCGACGGTGAACTACCGCGAGGCGTACGGAATGTTCGCCGTCAACGGGATCCTGTTCAACCACGAGTCCCCGCGCCGTGGCGAGACCTTCGTCACACGGAAGATCACCCGCGCGGTGGCCCGGATCCAGGCCGGCCTTCAGGACCGGCTCTACCTCGGCAACCTCGACGCGGTCCGCGACTGGGGCTACGCGCCGGAGTACGTGGACGCGATGTGGCGGATGCTGCAGTGCGACGAGCCGGACGACTATGTGGTCGCCACCGGTGAGGCTGCTACGGTGCGGCAGTTCGTGGAGACCGCCTTCGCCCATGCGGGACTGGATTGGGCCGAATACGTTCGCTACGACCCGAAGTACGAGCGGCCCAGTGAGGTCGACGCGCTCATCGGGGATGCGAGCAAGGCCCACGACCTCCTTGGCTGGAAAGCATCGGTCAAGGTGGAAGAACTGGCTCGGATCATGGTGGATGCCGACATTCAGCACGTATCTGATCAGTTGGCGGGCGCAACTGTGCGCATAGATCGCTAA
- a CDS encoding LamG domain-containing protein, giving the protein MVGFGSNTDGRLSASYDKHIYMTNSGQLVFGIYNAGQRTIASGAGLNNGQWHHVVGTQGSNGLRLYVDGNLVASNAAYTTSQDYTGYWHVGGDQLYGWPSLPASNYFAGSIDETAIYPSVLTPAQIAQHHTLGLTG; this is encoded by the coding sequence CTGGTCGGCTTCGGCAGCAACACCGACGGCCGGCTCAGCGCCAGCTACGACAAGCACATCTACATGACCAACAGCGGTCAGCTGGTCTTCGGCATCTACAACGCCGGACAGCGCACCATCGCGAGCGGCGCCGGCCTGAACAACGGCCAGTGGCACCACGTGGTCGGCACCCAGGGCTCCAACGGCCTGCGGCTGTACGTCGACGGAAACCTCGTGGCCAGCAACGCCGCGTACACCACCAGCCAGGACTACACCGGTTACTGGCACGTCGGCGGCGACCAGCTCTACGGCTGGCCGAGCCTTCCCGCGAGCAACTACTTCGCGGGCTCCATCGACGAGACCGCGATCTACCCGAGCGTTCTGACTCCCGCGCAGATCGCCCAGCACCACACCCTGGGGCTCACCGGATGA
- a CDS encoding glycosyltransferase, with translation MRVLHAVTLHTPSHAFGGPTRVALSLSRGLIERGVDARLVTLGDEFEGPLPNEVEGVPAQLFQARHLIRRFGVAGITSPSLLAGARRLVKSADVVHVHLMRDLVTLPIALAALQCGRPLVLQTHGMIDPTERLPAKISDAFGVRRVLRRADAVLCLTETERRNVNAVVEPVELTNTVRLANGVEPQGEYRPELRASSHGGPPTVLYLARVHPAKRPEDFIEAVPGVLGKHPEARFVLAGPDTGGLDATLARARALGVDGSVEYVGALDRTAVYEHLRRADVYVIPSIQESFSLSAAEAMSVGTPVVVTKTCGLAPDIEAAGAGRLVDSREEAGGGNSAENGARIAGAILELLDPAVHAAASVAARRLIHDSFTIDAIVDHLQKVYADVRR, from the coding sequence ATGCGCGTCCTGCACGCCGTCACCCTGCACACGCCCAGCCACGCCTTCGGCGGTCCGACGCGGGTGGCGCTCAGCCTCTCGCGCGGGCTGATCGAGCGGGGGGTCGACGCCCGGCTGGTCACCCTCGGGGACGAGTTCGAAGGGCCGCTGCCGAACGAGGTGGAGGGGGTACCGGCCCAGCTGTTCCAGGCCCGGCACCTCATCCGGCGGTTCGGTGTCGCGGGGATCACCTCCCCGTCGCTGCTGGCCGGGGCGCGCCGGCTGGTGAAGTCGGCGGACGTCGTGCACGTCCACCTCATGCGGGACCTCGTCACCCTGCCGATCGCGCTCGCCGCCCTGCAGTGCGGCCGGCCGCTGGTCCTGCAGACGCACGGGATGATCGACCCGACCGAGCGGCTCCCCGCCAAGATCTCCGACGCGTTCGGGGTGCGGCGGGTGCTGCGGCGGGCCGACGCGGTGCTGTGCCTCACCGAGACCGAGCGCCGCAACGTCAACGCCGTGGTGGAACCGGTCGAACTGACCAACACCGTGCGGCTGGCCAACGGCGTCGAGCCGCAGGGCGAGTACCGCCCGGAACTGCGGGCGTCCTCGCACGGCGGGCCGCCCACCGTGCTGTACCTGGCCAGGGTGCACCCCGCCAAGCGGCCCGAGGACTTCATCGAGGCCGTCCCCGGCGTGCTCGGCAAGCACCCGGAGGCGCGCTTCGTGCTCGCCGGGCCCGACACGGGCGGCCTCGACGCGACCCTGGCCCGCGCCCGCGCGCTGGGGGTCGACGGGTCGGTGGAGTACGTCGGCGCCCTCGACAGGACCGCGGTGTACGAGCACCTGCGGCGGGCGGACGTCTACGTCATCCCGTCGATCCAGGAGTCGTTCTCGCTGTCCGCGGCCGAGGCCATGTCCGTGGGCACCCCCGTGGTCGTCACGAAGACCTGCGGGCTGGCCCCCGACATCGAGGCGGCGGGCGCGGGCCGGCTCGTCGACAGCCGCGAGGAGGCCGGCGGCGGGAACAGTGCCGAGAACGGCGCCCGGATCGCCGGTGCGATCCTGGAACTGCTCGACCCGGCGGTGCACGCGGCGGCCTCCGTCGCGGCCCGGCGGCTGATCCATGACTCCTTCACCATCGACGCGATCGTGGACCACCTGCAAAAGGTGTACGCGGACGTGCGACGCTGA
- a CDS encoding O-antigen polymerase encodes MAVDVRGAETGTRRPEVPAVSPRAVLSRALAVPLVLGLVVFLPAAVALQPGAGVHDEAYWLQLALTCYAGARLSSMILTTRRRRLIQGSFWLFVYAAMGVASLAQLVLGRVPTPLVGPRSDLSAALALTLVGCVAFDVGVLLARHRPVRTGRKERPAASVSPRRLYLLVLLAFVASSYYVMKLGGPAVLFSSRQEISDTLAETGVATAGSHAGSATLRGFGTVPALLALLFLTRWLVTSRIARRRPLPILLWIATAGLNVVVNNPISNARFWFLTVLFSVLFTAFPRSPVMYRSALALGVVAALLVFPFMDRFRYDAADYKPMETNSVLEPLARKDYDQTVMFANAITEVHSGAGHTYGRQLAAAVFFYVPRSAWPDKALDTGIMLGEWMGNKNTNLSSPLWSELWLDFGPLGMTGGFLGVGYLAARGDRRYALRTADGGRPGDMTAIIVPLIAGYSFILLRGSLLQASGRIGIAVLCLAMVTSFRTDPRKLLR; translated from the coding sequence ATGGCGGTTGACGTACGGGGAGCCGAAACGGGCACGAGGCGGCCCGAGGTGCCCGCGGTGTCCCCGCGGGCCGTGCTGTCCCGCGCCCTGGCGGTGCCGCTGGTGCTCGGTCTGGTCGTCTTCCTGCCCGCCGCCGTGGCCCTCCAGCCGGGTGCGGGCGTGCACGACGAGGCGTACTGGCTGCAGCTCGCGCTGACCTGCTACGCCGGGGCCCGGCTGTCGTCGATGATCCTCACCACCCGCCGCCGGCGGCTCATCCAGGGGTCGTTCTGGCTGTTCGTCTACGCGGCGATGGGCGTCGCCTCGCTCGCCCAGCTCGTCCTGGGCCGCGTCCCGACCCCGCTGGTCGGCCCGCGCAGCGATCTGTCGGCGGCCCTCGCGCTGACCCTCGTCGGCTGTGTGGCCTTCGACGTCGGCGTCCTGCTGGCCCGGCACCGCCCGGTGCGCACCGGGCGCAAGGAGCGCCCGGCGGCCTCCGTGAGCCCGCGCCGGCTGTATCTGCTGGTGCTGCTGGCGTTCGTGGCCAGCAGCTACTACGTCATGAAGCTCGGCGGGCCCGCGGTGCTGTTCAGCAGCCGCCAGGAGATCAGCGACACCCTCGCGGAGACCGGGGTGGCCACCGCCGGCTCGCACGCGGGCTCCGCGACGCTGCGCGGCTTCGGGACGGTGCCGGCCCTGCTGGCGCTGCTCTTCCTCACCCGCTGGCTGGTGACCTCGCGCATCGCGCGCCGGCGGCCGCTGCCGATCCTGCTGTGGATCGCCACCGCCGGGCTGAACGTCGTCGTGAACAACCCGATATCCAACGCCCGGTTCTGGTTCCTGACCGTGCTGTTCTCGGTCCTGTTCACGGCGTTCCCGCGCAGCCCGGTGATGTACCGCTCCGCGCTGGCCCTGGGCGTCGTCGCGGCGCTGCTGGTCTTCCCCTTCATGGACCGGTTCCGCTACGACGCGGCCGACTACAAGCCCATGGAGACCAACTCGGTCCTCGAGCCGCTGGCGCGCAAGGACTACGACCAGACGGTGATGTTCGCCAACGCGATCACCGAGGTGCACTCCGGCGCAGGCCACACCTACGGCCGGCAGCTCGCCGCCGCGGTCTTCTTCTACGTGCCCCGCTCCGCCTGGCCCGACAAGGCGCTGGACACCGGCATCATGCTCGGCGAGTGGATGGGCAACAAGAACACCAACCTCTCCTCACCGCTGTGGTCCGAACTGTGGCTGGATTTCGGACCGCTCGGGATGACCGGCGGCTTCCTGGGGGTCGGCTATCTGGCGGCCCGCGGCGACCGGCGGTACGCGCTGCGCACCGCGGACGGCGGGCGGCCGGGCGACATGACGGCCATCATCGTGCCGCTGATCGCCGGCTACTCCTTCATCCTGCTGCGCGGTTCACTTCTCCAGGCCTCCGGCCGGATCGGGATCGCCGTGCTGTGCCTCGCCATGGTCACTTCGTTCCGCACCGACCCGCGCAAGCTCCTGCGCTGA